In Acidaminococcus fermentans DSM 20731, one genomic interval encodes:
- the rfaD gene encoding ADP-glyceromanno-heptose 6-epimerase — MIIVTGGAGFIGSNIVKGLNEQGRDDILVVDNLTNMVKFKNIQGLKVMDYLDKVDFIQRVRDGKFDHEPIEVIFHEGACSDTMEYNGKYMMENNFEYTKTLMHFALDRRIQFLYASSASTYGSGKNGFREEPACEEALNVYAFSKLFFDNYARRYFDKAESQIAGFRYFNVFGPQENHKGKMASMVRQMFLQWQGEHKVKLFGEYDGYGPGEQTRDFIYVKDVVKVLFYFWQHPELKGVYNLGTGHAHTFNDMARAVLEFFGSGELVYVPFPEVLKGKYQSYTQADATKLLATGYDGGFTDFAQAVKEYCQVLRDSDGYYKA; from the coding sequence ATGATCATTGTAACCGGAGGTGCCGGTTTTATTGGCAGCAATATCGTCAAGGGTCTGAATGAACAGGGCCGGGATGACATCCTGGTGGTGGACAATCTGACCAATATGGTGAAGTTCAAGAACATCCAGGGGCTGAAGGTCATGGACTACCTGGACAAGGTGGACTTCATCCAGCGGGTCCGGGACGGGAAGTTCGACCACGAACCCATTGAAGTGATCTTCCATGAAGGGGCCTGCTCCGATACCATGGAATACAATGGCAAGTACATGATGGAAAACAACTTCGAATACACCAAGACCCTCATGCACTTTGCCCTGGACCGGCGGATCCAGTTCCTGTACGCTTCTTCCGCATCCACCTACGGCAGCGGGAAGAACGGGTTCCGGGAGGAACCGGCCTGTGAAGAGGCCCTGAACGTGTACGCCTTCTCCAAGCTGTTCTTCGACAACTATGCCCGCCGGTATTTCGACAAGGCGGAAAGCCAGATTGCCGGGTTCCGGTATTTCAATGTGTTCGGACCCCAGGAAAACCACAAGGGGAAAATGGCCTCCATGGTGCGCCAGATGTTCCTCCAGTGGCAGGGGGAACACAAGGTGAAGCTGTTCGGGGAATACGACGGCTACGGGCCGGGGGAACAGACCCGGGACTTCATCTATGTGAAGGACGTGGTGAAGGTGCTGTTCTATTTCTGGCAGCATCCGGAACTGAAAGGGGTCTACAACCTGGGGACGGGTCATGCCCATACCTTCAATGACATGGCCAGAGCGGTGCTGGAATTCTTCGGCAGCGGAGAACTGGTCTATGTGCCCTTCCCGGAAGTGCTGAAGGGGAAATACCAGAGCTATACCCAGGCCGATGCCACCAAGCTGCTGGCCACCGGCTACGACGGCGGGTTCACGGATTTTGCCCAGGCGGTGAAGGAATACTGCCAGGTGCTCCGGGATTCTGACGGCTATTACAAGGCATGA
- the waaC gene encoding lipopolysaccharide heptosyltransferase I, with translation MTYKNILIIKMSSLGDVIHALPFAAALRETFPDSRISWLVHPQFSAFVPEPPIIDEVLYFDKKAFGKMGWGDKWKTLRETRALLRSKNFDLVIDLQGLFKSAVMAWLTGCPNRIGYCEMREGSRLVSRPIAGAHAHDHVIERYLDVARYLGAKVEKITYPMPALREEGETIRQRLREAGVPEKEKMPYAVLVPGARWETKRWPLEHYAALARKFLQDGTWVVLAGGPEDKPLGEKIRDLVGPEPRLLDWIGKTSLRELGALIKGARCYVSGDTGPLHIATALQKPLVTIYGPTRPDRTGPYGNPRATVLVSPAKCAGCLKKHCDHWTCMGEVTPDQVYALCREKEENSCD, from the coding sequence GTGACCTACAAGAACATCCTGATCATCAAAATGAGTTCCCTGGGGGACGTGATCCATGCCCTGCCCTTTGCGGCGGCCCTCCGGGAAACTTTCCCGGACAGCCGGATCAGCTGGCTGGTCCATCCCCAGTTCAGCGCCTTTGTGCCGGAACCGCCCATCATCGACGAAGTGCTGTATTTCGACAAGAAGGCTTTCGGGAAAATGGGCTGGGGGGACAAGTGGAAGACCCTACGGGAAACCCGGGCTCTGCTCCGGTCCAAAAATTTCGACCTGGTGATCGACCTCCAGGGGCTGTTCAAAAGTGCGGTGATGGCCTGGCTCACCGGCTGTCCCAACCGGATCGGCTACTGTGAGATGCGGGAAGGGAGCCGGCTGGTATCCCGGCCCATTGCGGGGGCCCATGCCCACGATCATGTGATCGAACGGTACCTGGATGTGGCCCGGTATCTGGGGGCAAAGGTGGAGAAGATCACCTATCCCATGCCGGCGCTCCGGGAAGAGGGGGAAACGATCCGGCAGAGACTCCGGGAAGCCGGGGTGCCGGAGAAAGAAAAAATGCCCTATGCGGTGCTGGTGCCCGGAGCCCGGTGGGAAACCAAGCGGTGGCCCCTGGAGCACTATGCCGCCCTGGCCCGGAAGTTTCTCCAGGACGGGACCTGGGTGGTGCTGGCAGGGGGACCGGAAGACAAGCCCCTGGGAGAAAAGATCCGGGACCTGGTGGGGCCGGAACCCCGTCTGCTGGACTGGATCGGGAAGACCAGCCTCCGGGAACTGGGGGCCCTGATCAAAGGGGCCCGGTGCTATGTAAGCGGGGATACCGGGCCTCTCCACATTGCCACGGCGCTCCAGAAGCCCCTGGTGACCATCTACGGCCCTACACGGCCGGACCGGACGGGTCCCTACGGCAATCCCCGGGCCACGGTGCTGGTCAGCCCGGCAAAGTGTGCCGGATGCCTGAAAAAGCACTGTGACCACTGGACCTGCATGGGGGAAGTGACTCCGGACCAGGTGTATGCCCTGTGCCGGGAAAAGGAGGAAAACAGCTGTGATTGA
- a CDS encoding D-glycero-alpha-D-manno-heptose-1,7-bisphosphate 7-phosphatase: MSGKRKAVFLDRDGVLDIDKGYICRPDQVEWVTGAREAVAALVRRGYQVYVVTNQSGIARGYYTQKDMEHLHAYMAEEIRKAGGQIDGFYFCPHHPTKGVIPELTVACNCRKPKPGMILQALADHDLDREGSFLIGDKESDVQAALAAGIPGYRFTGTDLLAFVRQVLARQEGAK, translated from the coding sequence ATGAGCGGGAAACGGAAAGCGGTGTTCCTGGACCGGGACGGGGTCCTGGACATCGACAAGGGATATATCTGCCGTCCTGACCAGGTGGAATGGGTGACCGGCGCCAGAGAGGCGGTGGCCGCCCTGGTCCGCCGGGGCTATCAGGTGTATGTGGTGACCAACCAGAGCGGTATCGCCCGGGGCTACTACACCCAAAAGGACATGGAGCATCTCCATGCCTATATGGCGGAAGAAATCAGGAAAGCCGGCGGCCAGATCGACGGCTTCTATTTCTGTCCCCACCATCCCACCAAAGGGGTGATACCGGAACTGACTGTGGCCTGCAATTGCCGGAAGCCCAAACCGGGGATGATCCTGCAGGCCCTGGCAGACCATGATCTGGACCGGGAAGGATCCTTCCTGATCGGGGACAAGGAAAGCGACGTGCAGGCGGCCCTGGCGGCGGGAATCCCGGGCTACCGGTTCACCGGGACGGATCTGCTGGCCTTTGTCCGGCAGGTGCTGGCCCGGCAGGAGGGGGCAAAGTGA